In Halarcobacter mediterraneus, the following proteins share a genomic window:
- a CDS encoding DEAD/DEAH box helicase, whose amino-acid sequence MLKDILENKNVEDYLVAIIDRVHKEGPVVSEDFEVLAYIKSFYPEIFDEHEQKLLSVMGLFYKKDEFKTVLEEVYSIFEDIIEEKTGRKFTPVQAHAYINIQNKKYFSFSAPTSAGKSYLFRELIQDVDYDIVIVVPSRALITEYINTLHKLLEDDTSVLILPFIENINISKTTRRIFVITPERGVDLFKKINEFNIKLFLLDEAQISEDEIRGMKFDSFVRRIDRFLPDAKKVFAHPFVSNPNAQLLKHGFNQNSAFKTYNQHSVGKIYLSINTSQNFQYFSPFLSNRDKILQDASSDIIKILLQNNGTLLIYTSKKKIYDTQYLLDFAEYIELCEDLTDETALSLIEKLRKFIGASEASEEKHSWFIDMMKKGIAIHHGSMPLTARLIMEDFVRLGYAKICFSTATLLQGINMPFDVVWIDNFLNMTPLNLKNLIGRAGRTTSDKKEFEYGIVVINKRNISTFSERIAENYEIKNTSLLNEDISNLDDDLKDIAEAIQTDTFDDELKLTDSQVERLKSNDIMDDIVYILDNLLDSNNKPITGHEYNSLSDHFKGKIKTAFKNIFIQHLRRDTLTTGESGVLSIAIIIMLWHIQGKSFSEIISLRHSYLTHKDERNAIMARVSSGELNLVEAKEQIEAIKVSFTPIPEPIPNSKLNHAPRFARGTSVTNIDYDLLVYDTYDYLDKVISLSLADPICGALQLYYDKTSDNRALIMKNYVRFGTNSEKEIWLLRYGFSFEDIEWLVEIVNFISENEIVFNDNIEELDTEKLNLISRFI is encoded by the coding sequence ATGCTTAAAGATATATTAGAAAATAAAAATGTAGAAGATTACTTAGTTGCAATTATTGATAGGGTACATAAGGAAGGTCCTGTTGTATCAGAGGACTTTGAAGTTTTAGCTTATATTAAATCATTCTACCCCGAAATATTTGATGAACATGAACAGAAACTTTTATCTGTAATGGGATTATTCTATAAGAAAGATGAGTTTAAAACTGTATTAGAAGAAGTATATTCAATTTTTGAAGATATTATAGAAGAAAAAACAGGACGAAAATTTACACCTGTTCAAGCTCATGCCTATATTAATATTCAAAACAAGAAATATTTCTCATTTTCAGCTCCTACAAGTGCGGGTAAATCTTATTTATTTAGAGAACTTATCCAGGATGTAGATTATGACATTGTTATTGTAGTTCCTTCAAGAGCATTAATTACTGAATATATTAATACTTTGCATAAATTATTAGAAGATGATACAAGTGTCTTAATCTTACCTTTTATAGAGAATATCAACATATCAAAAACTACGCGAAGAATATTTGTAATAACACCAGAACGAGGAGTTGATTTATTTAAAAAAATCAATGAATTTAATATTAAACTATTTTTACTAGATGAAGCTCAAATTTCAGAAGATGAAATAAGAGGTATGAAGTTTGATTCCTTTGTTAGAAGAATTGATAGATTTTTACCTGATGCAAAAAAAGTATTTGCACATCCTTTCGTATCAAACCCTAATGCTCAGCTTTTAAAACATGGTTTTAACCAAAACTCTGCATTCAAAACTTATAATCAACATTCTGTAGGGAAAATCTATTTATCAATTAATACAAGTCAAAACTTTCAATATTTTTCGCCATTTTTAAGTAATAGAGATAAGATATTACAAGATGCATCTAGTGATATAATAAAGATTCTTTTACAGAATAATGGAACTTTATTAATATACACATCTAAAAAGAAAATTTATGACACTCAATATTTGTTAGATTTTGCAGAATATATTGAACTTTGTGAAGACTTAACAGATGAAACTGCATTAAGTTTAATAGAAAAACTAAGAAAGTTTATTGGTGCATCAGAAGCTTCAGAAGAAAAGCATTCATGGTTTATAGATATGATGAAAAAAGGAATTGCAATCCATCATGGTTCTATGCCTTTAACTGCAAGATTAATAATGGAAGATTTTGTAAGATTAGGTTATGCAAAAATCTGTTTTTCTACTGCTACACTACTACAAGGTATAAACATGCCTTTTGATGTTGTTTGGATTGATAACTTTCTAAATATGACACCACTTAATCTAAAAAATCTAATAGGAAGAGCAGGAAGAACTACATCAGATAAAAAAGAATTTGAATATGGGATAGTTGTTATTAATAAAAGAAATATTTCTACATTTTCAGAGAGAATAGCAGAAAACTACGAAATTAAAAATACATCATTGCTTAATGAAGACATTTCTAACTTGGATGATGATTTAAAAGATATTGCGGAGGCTATTCAAACTGATACATTTGATGATGAATTAAAACTTACTGATAGTCAGGTTGAACGACTTAAATCTAATGATATTATGGATGATATTGTATATATACTTGATAATTTATTAGACTCTAATAATAAGCCGATTACAGGACATGAATATAATTCTTTAAGTGACCATTTTAAGGGGAAAATTAAAACAGCTTTCAAAAATATTTTTATACAGCACTTAAGACGTGATACTCTAACTACAGGAGAAAGTGGGGTACTAAGTATAGCAATTATTATTATGCTATGGCATATACAAGGAAAATCATTTAGTGAAATCATATCTTTACGGCATTCATATTTGACACATAAAGATGAACGTAATGCAATAATGGCGAGAGTTAGTTCAGGTGAACTAAATTTGGTAGAAGCTAAAGAGCAAATCGAAGCAATTAAAGTTAGTTTTACTCCTATACCAGAACCCATTCCAAATAGTAAGTTAAATCATGCTCCAAGATTTGCAAGAGGTACATCAGTAACTAATATTGATTATGATTTACTAGTTTATGATACCTATGATTATTTAGATAAAGTAATATCTTTATCTTTAGCAGATCCAATTTGCGGGGCATTACAACTTTATTATGATAAAACATCAGATAATCGAGCTTTGATTATGAAGAACTATGTTAGATTTGGTACAAATAGTGAAAAAGAAATATGGTTGCTTAGATATGGCTTTAGTTTTGAAGATATTGAATGGCTAGTCGAAATAGTAAATTTCATTAGTGAGAATGAGATAGTTTTCAACGATAATATAGAAGAGCTAGATACTGAAAAGTTAAATTTAATATCAAGATTTATTTAG
- a CDS encoding AAA family ATPase gives MKILKVRLQNINSLKGEFEIDFQEFLKDESLFAITGPTGAGKSTILDVITCALYGRTARLTNPNELMSRHTGECLCEVEFEIKGKVYRSSWAQKRARKNPNGNFQSAKMEIVELDTNKILESYLSKVPKVVEEISGLDFDRFVQSMMLAQGSFDAFLKAKENERSNLLEKITGTYIYKQISQSIYESYSHKKKEIEADEIALGSIELLEPEIAEEKTKQLETNKKEKQELDKKEAELKKLSNYLETLDKLEVDSQKYNQEFEQISKEKEDNKEQFTKLELANKAIRIQALNQEKNQLTNTISNDKQSLESLQKEDKELKEQIQTKEQEFKLAKQSLEKEQTIYNENYKKLKELRTLKTQSDGKNQLYIEKSKKISQHLQELANHFEIAFETLLNDETQIDNLYKNFSSNLDTKKEQLETLIEQYKALETKTKDINQKEQNIRAKLKEIETLRKALSDYETLQEQITQEQNKIREYNAGIESQTKLNQEKSKLIKQINETLNSLKQTREKELLIKNYEQDRAKLKDGQECFLCGSKEHPYINHSLNIDTEISQTLAKIKEQEIYLHEQNSELNNAQINLAKLSSKLESSNLEIQKQQTSKEQIEEYFKTNDFKLQEDSKATLQEQMQFCENELKEYVTLREQKESLQTKKESLQASLNKELQKQQQINTSINTIKELKEEQSKLKEEITKLQTQSKNILDIEDLDLFEKNIQESLDTVSKQYNSLQNHLSSLKSKDESLSKQIIQLNKKQEDDKQNLELIKEEFKKALVEYGFNSQEEFEKANLPKEEFETLTNLCKTIEEKYTQIHTLKTDTNKKLKEHKLLEKEINPTNQNKDDINKELQNLQSTIDQLQETIGSISKELEINTQNIKKSEDKIKQLEKKKQAFQVWVKLNDMIGSSQGDKFAKFAQGITLDQLIYLANKHLEVLSPRYELQRNTESNKLLDIEIIDGFQGDVVRGVNTLSGGESFIVSLSLALGLSSLASQKISIDSLFLDEGFGTLDSDSLELALNALNQLQSSGKMVGVISHVEALKERIPLQIKVEPKGDGTSEIR, from the coding sequence ATGAAGATACTAAAAGTAAGACTACAAAATATAAACTCCCTAAAAGGTGAGTTTGAAATAGATTTTCAAGAGTTTTTAAAAGATGAATCTCTTTTTGCAATAACAGGACCAACAGGAGCAGGGAAAAGTACAATCCTTGATGTAATCACTTGTGCTTTATATGGAAGAACAGCCAGATTAACAAACCCAAATGAGCTTATGAGTAGACACACAGGTGAGTGTTTATGTGAGGTAGAGTTTGAAATCAAAGGCAAAGTATATAGAAGTTCTTGGGCTCAAAAAAGAGCAAGAAAAAATCCAAATGGAAACTTCCAATCTGCAAAGATGGAGATAGTAGAACTAGACACAAATAAAATACTAGAATCATACCTTTCAAAAGTTCCAAAGGTTGTAGAAGAGATATCAGGGCTTGATTTTGATAGGTTTGTTCAATCTATGATGTTAGCCCAAGGAAGTTTTGATGCCTTTTTAAAAGCCAAAGAAAACGAACGTTCAAACCTACTTGAAAAGATCACCGGAACATATATCTATAAACAGATCTCACAAAGTATATATGAATCATACTCACACAAGAAAAAAGAGATAGAAGCTGATGAGATAGCACTAGGAAGTATAGAACTACTAGAGCCAGAAATAGCGGAAGAAAAAACAAAACAACTAGAAACAAACAAAAAAGAAAAACAAGAACTAGATAAAAAAGAAGCAGAACTAAAAAAACTATCAAACTACCTAGAAACTCTTGATAAACTAGAAGTAGATAGCCAAAAATATAACCAAGAGTTCGAGCAAATAAGCAAAGAAAAAGAGGACAACAAAGAGCAGTTTACAAAACTAGAACTAGCAAACAAAGCTATAAGAATACAAGCCCTAAACCAAGAGAAAAACCAACTAACAAACACAATCTCAAATGATAAACAAAGCTTAGAGTCTTTGCAAAAAGAAGACAAAGAGTTAAAAGAACAAATCCAAACAAAAGAGCAAGAGTTTAAACTCGCTAAACAAAGCCTTGAAAAAGAGCAAACAATATACAATGAAAACTATAAAAAACTAAAAGAACTAAGAACTCTAAAAACACAAAGTGATGGTAAAAACCAACTTTATATAGAAAAAAGTAAAAAAATCTCACAACACCTACAAGAGTTAGCAAATCATTTTGAGATAGCTTTTGAAACACTATTAAATGACGAAACACAAATAGACAATCTATACAAAAACTTCTCATCAAATCTAGACACAAAAAAAGAGCAGTTAGAAACTCTAATAGAACAATACAAAGCACTAGAAACCAAAACAAAAGATATAAACCAAAAAGAGCAAAACATAAGAGCCAAACTAAAAGAGATAGAAACACTTCGAAAAGCCCTAAGTGATTATGAAACACTACAAGAGCAAATCACACAAGAGCAAAACAAGATAAGAGAATACAACGCTGGGATTGAATCACAAACAAAACTAAACCAAGAAAAATCAAAACTAATTAAGCAAATAAACGAAACTCTAAACTCACTAAAACAAACAAGAGAAAAAGAGCTTCTTATCAAAAACTACGAGCAAGATAGAGCCAAACTAAAAGATGGGCAAGAGTGCTTTTTATGTGGCTCAAAAGAGCATCCATATATAAACCACTCTTTAAATATAGATACAGAGATAAGTCAAACACTAGCTAAAATAAAAGAGCAAGAAATCTATCTACATGAGCAAAACAGTGAACTAAACAACGCTCAAATAAACTTAGCAAAACTTAGCTCAAAACTTGAAAGCTCAAACCTAGAAATACAAAAACAACAAACCTCAAAAGAGCAAATAGAAGAGTACTTCAAAACAAATGATTTCAAACTGCAAGAAGACTCAAAAGCCACACTACAAGAGCAAATGCAATTTTGCGAAAATGAGCTTAAAGAGTATGTAACTTTAAGAGAGCAAAAAGAGTCTTTACAAACAAAAAAAGAGTCTCTACAAGCATCTTTAAATAAAGAACTGCAAAAACAACAGCAAATAAACACAAGTATAAACACAATAAAAGAGCTAAAAGAGGAACAATCAAAACTAAAAGAAGAGATAACAAAGCTTCAAACCCAAAGCAAAAATATCTTAGATATAGAAGATTTAGACCTTTTTGAGAAAAATATCCAAGAGAGTTTGGACACTGTTTCAAAACAATATAACAGTTTGCAAAACCATCTTTCAAGCCTAAAATCAAAAGACGAATCCCTCTCAAAACAGATAATCCAACTAAACAAAAAACAAGAAGATGACAAACAAAACCTAGAACTCATAAAAGAGGAGTTTAAAAAAGCTTTAGTAGAGTATGGCTTCAACTCACAAGAGGAGTTTGAAAAAGCAAACTTACCAAAAGAAGAGTTTGAAACCCTAACAAACCTATGCAAAACCATAGAAGAGAAATACACACAAATACATACTCTAAAAACAGACACAAACAAAAAACTAAAAGAACACAAACTCTTAGAAAAAGAGATAAACCCTACAAATCAAAACAAAGATGATATAAACAAAGAGTTACAAAACCTACAAAGTACAATAGACCAACTACAAGAAACCATAGGAAGTATCTCAAAAGAGTTAGAGATAAATACTCAAAATATAAAAAAATCAGAAGACAAAATCAAACAACTTGAAAAGAAAAAACAAGCCTTCCAAGTATGGGTAAAACTAAATGATATGATAGGCTCAAGCCAAGGGGATAAGTTCGCTAAATTTGCCCAAGGTATAACTCTAGACCAACTAATCTATCTAGCAAATAAACACCTTGAAGTCTTAAGCCCAAGATATGAACTTCAAAGAAACACAGAATCAAACAAACTCTTAGATATAGAGATAATCGATGGCTTCCAAGGAGACGTGGTAAGAGGTGTAAACACACTCTCAGGGGGAGAAAGCTTCATAGTAAGTCTATCTTTAGCCCTAGGACTTTCAAGTCTAGCAAGCCAAAAGATAAGTATAGACTCACTTTTCTTAGATGAAGGGTTTGGAACACTAGATAGCGATAGCCTAGAGCTAGCACTAAATGCACTAAATCAGTTACAAAGTTCAGGAAAGATGGTAGGTGTGATTTCCCATGTGGAAGCGTTGAAAGAAAGAATTCCATTACAGATAAAGGTTGAGCCTAAGGGTGATGGGACGAGTGAAATAAGGTGA
- a CDS encoding exonuclease SbcCD subunit D C-terminal domain-containing protein, which produces MENIRLLHTSDWHLGQNFMGKSRIEEHEAFLSWLLNTIKENNIDVLLVSGDIFDTGTPPNYALELYYNFLKQLSQVNSLNTTIITAGNHDSVSTLKAPKQLLEALNVHVVVNGDEDENIIIPIKEGDVTKAIVCAVPFLRDNVIRQSLGGETVSDKEKLANDGIKAYYEKAYNKAKELDENSPIIAMGHLTTVGSRSSDSERDIYIGGTLDIGGDYLASMFDYVALGHLHINQRVGNEHVRYSGSPIPLSFSESKNTQKVNVVTIEKDVKVEELEIPLKRKLQVIKGDLETIKKELKAIEDKTTWIEVHIKDDNPMFANTEIRELATKLELTILAVKIEKSEKQLRAKELKAISLDELSVQEVFEKRLDLEEIENKEFKEQLSQTFNKVVSNLHQEEQI; this is translated from the coding sequence ATGGAAAATATTAGACTACTTCACACATCGGACTGGCACTTAGGTCAAAACTTTATGGGAAAAAGCAGAATTGAAGAGCATGAGGCTTTTCTATCTTGGCTTTTAAATACAATAAAAGAAAATAATATAGACGTATTACTTGTATCAGGAGATATCTTTGATACAGGAACACCACCAAACTATGCATTAGAACTTTACTACAACTTTTTAAAACAATTATCACAAGTAAATAGTTTAAACACTACAATCATCACTGCTGGAAATCATGACTCTGTCTCAACACTAAAGGCACCAAAGCAATTACTTGAAGCACTAAATGTACATGTAGTAGTAAATGGCGATGAAGATGAAAATATAATCATCCCTATAAAAGAAGGTGATGTAACTAAAGCAATAGTTTGTGCGGTACCATTCTTGCGAGATAATGTTATAAGACAATCACTTGGTGGTGAAACTGTAAGCGACAAAGAAAAACTAGCAAATGATGGTATCAAAGCTTATTATGAAAAAGCCTACAATAAAGCAAAAGAGTTAGATGAAAATTCTCCTATTATAGCTATGGGACATTTAACAACTGTAGGAAGTAGAAGTAGTGATAGTGAAAGAGATATCTATATAGGTGGAACACTTGATATTGGTGGGGATTATTTAGCTAGTATGTTTGACTATGTAGCTTTAGGACACTTACATATAAATCAAAGAGTAGGAAATGAACATGTAAGATACTCAGGCTCTCCAATACCTCTTAGTTTTTCTGAATCTAAAAACACTCAAAAAGTAAATGTAGTAACTATAGAAAAAGATGTAAAAGTAGAAGAGTTAGAAATCCCTTTAAAAAGAAAGCTTCAAGTTATCAAAGGTGATTTGGAAACTATAAAAAAAGAGCTGAAAGCTATCGAAGATAAGACAACATGGATAGAAGTTCATATAAAAGATGATAACCCAATGTTTGCAAACACTGAAATAAGAGAACTAGCCACAAAACTAGAACTAACAATCCTAGCCGTGAAAATAGAAAAAAGCGAAAAGCAATTAAGAGCAAAAGAGTTAAAAGCTATAAGCCTAGATGAACTAAGTGTTCAAGAGGTTTTTGAAAAAAGACTAGACTTAGAAGAGATAGAAAATAAAGAGTTCAAAGAGCAGTTATCACAAACTTTTAATAAAGTAGTCTCAAATCTTCATCAAGAGGAACAAATCTAA
- the istA gene encoding IS21 family transposase — translation MIDKEEFTVIHTLHKRGYSIRAISKIVGLNRRTVSKRLKEKELKSYKKVEYKSKLDPYKKYILQRVQQANPDKIPSSVIYEEIKKYGYDGKIRILQTFLSSLKTSSTPEEVIRFETKPSYQAQVDWTIIRSGKNPIYGFVMVLGFSRMAFVYFTDNMRQSTWQDYHVKAFEYFGGVPQTLLYDNLKSVVIQRDKYGKNQHGFNNDFLEFAKDNFIPKLCKVYRAKTKGKVKRFNLYLKRNFYIPLKTSLKRSEITIDKDLLNSKIFTWLEIVNSRIHDTTKKKPVDMFKEKKDFLQPFYSSVKEIKNKKEDKTINSSIDLSKLNIDIKYHTTISDYEKVLGASYATV, via the coding sequence ATGATTGATAAAGAGGAATTTACCGTGATACATACTTTACATAAAAGAGGATATAGTATAAGAGCTATATCAAAAATAGTTGGATTAAACAGAAGAACAGTTTCAAAAAGACTAAAAGAAAAAGAATTAAAATCTTACAAAAAAGTTGAATATAAATCAAAATTAGATCCATATAAAAAATATATACTTCAAAGAGTACAACAAGCAAATCCTGATAAGATACCATCAAGTGTAATATATGAAGAGATAAAAAAGTATGGATATGATGGAAAGATTAGAATATTACAAACATTTTTAAGCTCATTAAAAACAAGTTCAACACCAGAAGAAGTAATAAGATTTGAAACTAAACCATCATATCAAGCACAAGTAGATTGGACAATAATAAGAAGTGGTAAGAATCCAATATATGGCTTTGTAATGGTATTAGGCTTTAGTAGAATGGCTTTTGTATATTTTACAGATAATATGAGACAAAGTACTTGGCAAGATTATCATGTTAAAGCATTTGAATACTTTGGAGGAGTTCCACAAACACTACTTTATGATAATCTAAAATCAGTAGTTATTCAAAGAGATAAATATGGTAAAAATCAACATGGATTTAATAATGACTTTTTAGAATTTGCAAAAGATAATTTCATTCCAAAACTGTGTAAAGTATATAGAGCAAAAACGAAAGGTAAAGTTAAGAGATTTAATTTATATCTAAAAAGGAATTTTTATATACCGTTAAAAACTTCATTAAAAAGAAGTGAAATCACTATAGATAAAGATTTATTAAACTCAAAAATATTTACTTGGTTAGAAATAGTAAACTCAAGAATACATGATACAACAAAGAAAAAGCCAGTTGATATGTTTAAAGAAAAGAAAGATTTCTTACAGCCTTTTTATTCAAGTGTAAAAGAGATAAAAAATAAAAAAGAAGATAAAACTATAAATAGTTCTATAGACCTATCAAAACTAAATATAGATATAAAATACCATACAACAATTTCAGATTATGAAAAAGTGTTAGGAGCATCATATGCTACTGTATGA
- the istB gene encoding IS21-like element helper ATPase IstB, with amino-acid sequence MNNCAKFKLPAILEHYQHLADRASKENLSYSEYLYKLLEFENIGREQRSKEMLLKIAGFPKLKTIDSFDYKSSSVDKSLINELLTLRFIDEYKNILLFGPSGVGKTHLAIAIAYATTQQRIKTKFISANDLIIQLESASAQNKLDNYFKRVIGIPKLLVIDEFGYIKFNENQANLFFQVINKKYELGSIIITSNLSFTKWKEVLNNDEALTAAILDRLIHHSHLINVTGESYRLKQKRGSKIVRYF; translated from the coding sequence ATGAATAATTGTGCAAAGTTTAAACTTCCTGCTATCTTAGAACACTATCAACATTTAGCAGATAGAGCTTCAAAAGAAAATCTTTCCTATAGTGAGTATTTATATAAGCTCTTAGAGTTTGAGAATATTGGAAGAGAGCAAAGAAGTAAAGAGATGTTGTTAAAAATAGCAGGCTTCCCAAAATTAAAAACAATAGATAGCTTTGATTATAAATCTTCATCAGTTGATAAAAGTTTAATAAATGAACTTTTAACTTTAAGATTTATTGATGAGTATAAAAATATTCTTTTATTTGGACCAAGTGGAGTTGGTAAAACACATCTTGCAATAGCAATTGCATATGCTACAACACAACAAAGGATAAAAACAAAGTTTATATCTGCAAATGATTTGATAATACAACTTGAAAGTGCGTCAGCTCAGAATAAACTTGATAACTATTTTAAAAGAGTGATAGGAATTCCTAAACTACTTGTAATAGATGAGTTTGGATATATAAAATTTAATGAAAATCAAGCCAATCTATTTTTTCAAGTTATCAATAAAAAATATGAGTTAGGTTCAATAATCATAACTTCAAATTTATCATTTACAAAATGGAAGGAGGTTCTAAATAATGATGAAGCATTAACAGCTGCAATATTAGATAGATTAATTCATCATTCACATCTAATCAATGTTACTGGTGAAAGTTACAGATTAAAGCAAAAAAGGGGAAGCAAGATTGTTAGATATTTCTAA
- a CDS encoding phage integrase SAM-like domain-containing protein, whose product MHCILVHFWFALDIDNFPKYIQDITYSKDNKKLTENTINNILNLFKTIIKYGVKNDFIKNDVSKYVKLFSIDNARERFLSKRNKYFI is encoded by the coding sequence TTGCACTGTATATTGGTGCATTTTTGGTTTGCACTTGACATTGATAACTTTCCAAAATATATTCAAGATATAACCTACTCAAAAGATAATAAAAAACTTACAGAAAATACAATTAATAATATTCTAAACCTATTTAAAACAATTATCAAATATGGAGTAAAAAATGATTTTATTAAAAATGATGTATCAAAATATGTGAAACTTTTTTCAATAGATAATGCAAGAGAAAGATTTTTATCAAAAAGAAATAAATACTTTATTTGA
- a CDS encoding putative phage abortive infection protein: MYKKSTHLLANKIIKISLLLILILIPLTIAYLWQEEFSISTKINHEKLGTFGDFFGGIIGSIWALTGIILFYIALKEQRKDFSNNKKALTKQIEALNLQNDEFKQQKEELRETREVFKEQSKTLKQQRFETTFFSLIDLFNTLVNNLDLKNDNKNYFKKLRDELFTKETESTNIIELNNEIINLYKEILYGNKESLTHYFRTLYRIIHFIDSSELAESEKIVYLKIFRSQLSEYELLLIYYNAETRYAKKLYPLILKYNLIKHLPSLSKFEFYKYTKNIVEDYKKLNKLNQFNEFIFDNLLLFIDNLNQNVNKEDFIEEELSKKTEINDKILIKITSSEINKLKFAFILLEENISDILFFKIEIFKEYFSDLLYDYVLFSRFSKSSDFNICNKTSTIEGRLNLIFEIDSNIKIQLNKDNKRGN, from the coding sequence ATGTATAAAAAAAGTACTCATTTACTAGCTAATAAAATTATTAAAATATCTTTACTACTAATTTTAATACTCATTCCTTTGACAATAGCTTACCTCTGGCAAGAAGAGTTTTCGATATCGACTAAAATAAATCATGAAAAACTTGGTACATTTGGTGATTTTTTTGGAGGTATAATTGGTTCAATATGGGCATTGACAGGTATTATCTTGTTTTACATTGCACTTAAAGAACAAAGAAAGGACTTTAGCAATAATAAAAAAGCACTAACTAAACAGATTGAAGCACTTAATCTTCAAAATGATGAATTTAAACAGCAAAAAGAAGAACTACGAGAAACAAGAGAAGTTTTTAAAGAACAATCTAAAACGTTAAAACAACAAAGGTTTGAAACAACATTTTTCTCTTTAATTGATTTATTTAATACACTTGTTAATAATTTAGATTTGAAAAATGACAATAAAAACTATTTTAAAAAATTAAGAGATGAATTATTTACAAAGGAAACAGAATCCACTAATATAATAGAATTAAATAATGAAATCATTAATTTATACAAAGAAATACTTTATGGAAATAAAGAAAGTTTAACTCATTACTTCAGAACATTATATAGAATCATTCATTTTATTGATTCTTCTGAATTAGCAGAAAGTGAAAAGATTGTGTATTTAAAAATTTTCAGGTCTCAGTTATCTGAATATGAATTACTTCTAATTTATTATAATGCTGAAACTAGATATGCAAAAAAGCTTTATCCTTTAATTTTAAAATATAATTTAATTAAACATCTGCCATCTTTATCTAAATTCGAATTTTATAAGTATACAAAGAATATAGTTGAAGATTATAAAAAACTAAATAAACTTAATCAATTTAATGAATTTATATTTGATAATCTTTTACTGTTTATAGATAATTTAAATCAAAATGTTAATAAAGAAGATTTTATTGAAGAAGAATTATCTAAAAAAACAGAAATCAATGACAAAATATTAATAAAAATAACTTCATCTGAAATAAATAAATTAAAATTTGCATTTATTCTACTAGAAGAAAATATTTCTGATATTTTATTCTTTAAAATTGAAATTTTTAAAGAATATTTTAGTGATTTACTATATGATTATGTACTATTTTCTAGATTTAGTAAAAGTAGTGATTTTAATATATGTAATAAAACTTCTACAATAGAGGGTAGACTTAATCTAATTTTTGAAATAGATTCAAATATAAAAATTCAATTAAATAAAGATAATAAAAGAGGAAATTAA